The Aspergillus luchuensis IFO 4308 DNA, chromosome 6, nearly complete sequence genome segment aaTTTTGCAGGTCGTACGGAATCCAACTTCAACAAGGTCGTCTTGCGCCGCCTTTTCATGTCCAGGATCAACCGCCCCCCCGTTTCGCTCTCGCGCATTGTTTCCAATGTGACCGACTCCCACAAGGGCAAGACCATCGTTGTGATCGGCACCATCACTGACGACAACCGTCTTCTTACTGTCCCGAAGCTGTCCATTGCAGCCCTTCGCtttactgctactgctaggGCCAGGATTGAGAAGGCCGGTGGTGAGACCTTGACTCTGGACCAGCTTGCTCTGCGTGCCCCTACTGGAGCGAacactctcctcctccgcggacCCAAGAATGCTCGGGAGGCAGTGAAGCACTTCGGTTTCGGCCCCCACAGCCACAAGGCATGTTATATACCCTGCGCGCATATATGGTTTGCAAGACTAACCTTGAACAGAAACCCTACGTCCGCAGCAAGGGACGCAAGTTTGAGAGAGCCCGTGGACGCAGAAGGTCTCGCGGTTTCAAGGTGTAAGGAACGCTGGTTAAATATTTTCCGTTTCTTGTGTCTGGTAGCGGTTCATCGTGCTGGTGATGACGACTTGCGGAATCATGCATACCTAGGAGTCTTCCTTGCCGGCCGTTGCTCCAACGTTTATTAGAATGCCCGATGCCAGACCGAATATTATGAGGGTTCCAGGCGAGCTTAACTggatgaaaatgaaaatggaGTTAAATCATTGAATACCTATAAATTTCTCTATTATCGTTCTATATATTACAATGGTAGAGCTTCATGTTTCCACTTTTtacccccaacaccatcgaAGTAGTCTCCTGCTCTATGGCCATCACCCCGAATCAGGTACTTGTAAATCGTGAGACCATCTAGTCCCACGGGACCTCTGGAATGGATCTTATTGGTGCTGATCCCGACCTCTGTGCCAAAGCCATACCTCATACCGTCTGCAAATCTTGTTGAAGCATTCCAGAAAACACCGGCACTGTCGATGCTGC includes the following:
- a CDS encoding 60S ribosomal protein eL18 (COG:J;~EggNog:ENOG410PMXF;~InterPro:IPR000039,IPR036227,IPR021131,IPR021132;~PFAM:PF17135;~go_component: GO:0005840 - ribosome [Evidence IEA];~go_function: GO:0003735 - structural constituent of ribosome [Evidence IEA];~go_process: GO:0006412 - translation [Evidence IEA]), which produces MGIDLDRHHVRGTHRKAPKSENVYLQVLVKLYRFLARRTESNFNKVVLRRLFMSRINRPPVSLSRIVSNVTDSHKGKTIVVIGTITDDNRLLTVPKLSIAALRFTATARARIEKAGGETLTLDQLALRAPTGANTLLLRGPKNAREAVKHFGFGPHSHKKPYVRSKGRKFERARGRRRSRGFKV